A window from Amblyomma americanum isolate KBUSLIRL-KWMA chromosome 7, ASM5285725v1, whole genome shotgun sequence encodes these proteins:
- the LOC144098461 gene encoding uncharacterized protein LOC144098461, with product MRPINQPLVHSADLVASSPHSNDTQTREARSPCVQHHHHVRQSAIDDKQPGERRPDAMYAQNGDAAADGGHALARPPLLTSPPVKRRRSEDGERTKRAARGDTQRGCESDSGLPSGGQALASHHHHHHHHHKKTTGGSDGADQAKGDLHGVCTLEEGSLKLKISLHRPHAVTPDGLSAAKPPGDKAASSRPPSPPSLAKPEAEERAARHSPAPPDSPAAADSAVRKVSRNVCCDSNQTLDAVSSESVFVPLTVRKVALPRAPTSDVVASELSTKDSPLTPVLNTSNPFPNSAVKTNTQALSGLPPRHTSINTVSNTASSTLSKTAIPKVPLSEPNTDFLPSSKLSGTHAIPKELVHRMDTGASTHNAMGGRSLPRKSTTPGHYVPYKPPQNRRRLIQDTSKLKCKMRGHTDLPALQPLDSMKSPQTFHHVHVSVGQNGGRGFVNHDSILDHPSVHARMFPSGSPPPARLAALLNSSRPQGSSGSRQPVAQSKAGTSSEHQPLDLSRTVTKATVPRVSCLGQGRPNYVPPIGLFYMRSGSRQRLDSIIKKLWAKHNSSIRGRPRP from the coding sequence ATGCGCCCTATCAATCAACCGCTCGTTCATAGCGCCGACCTGGTTGCCTCTTCGCCGCACTCGAACGACACCCAAACACGCGAAGCCCGGAGCCCGTGCgtccaacaccaccaccacgtgcgGCAGTCGGCGATCGACGACAAGCAGCCTGGCGAGCGGCGGCCCGACGCCATGTACGCGCAGAACGGAGATGCCGCCGCCGACGGAGGCCATGCGCTGGCCCGGCCACCGCTGCTGACCTCTCCTCCGGTGAAGCGGCGCCGCAGCGAGGACGGTGAGCGCACCAAGAGAGCCGCCCGCGGAGACACGCAGCGCGGATGCGAGTCCGACAGCGGCTTGCCCAGCGGCGGCCAGGCCCTGGCCTcgcaccaccaccatcaccaccaccaccacaaaaaGACGACCGGCGGCAGCGACGGTGCGGACCAGGCTAAGGGCGACCTGCACGGCGTCTGTACGCTCGAAGAAGGCTCGCTCAAACTCAAGATCTCGCTCCACCGGCCGCACGCTGTCACACCTGACGGCTTATCGGCAGCCAAGCCCCCTGGTGATAAGGCAGCGAGTAGCCGGCCGCCGAGCCCCCCGTCCCTGGCCAAGCCCGAAGCCGAGGAACGCGCTGCCAGACATTCCCCAGCACCACCGGACTCTCCTGCAGCCGCTGATAGTGCCGTGCGAAAGGTTTCCCGGAATGTGTGTTGTGACAGCAACCAGACACTTGATGCTGTTTCCAGTGAAAGTGTGTTTGTTCCTTTAACAGTGCGAAAAGTGGCGCTGCCTAGAGCACCCACATCAGATGTGGTTGCATCAGAGTTGTCAACCAAAGATTCCCCTTTAACTCCAGTACTCAATACCTCAAACCCTTTCCCAAACAGTGCTGTGAAAACCAATACACAGGCTTTAAGTGGCCTGCCGCCTAGGCACACTTCGATCAACACTGTGTCAAACACTGCCTCCTCAACCCTATCAAAGACTGCCATACCAAAGGTGCCACTGTCTGAACCAAACACTGATTTCTTGCCGAGCAGCAAATTGTCTGGCACCCATGCTATTCCCAAAGAACTTGTGCATAGAATGGACACTGGTGCAAGCACACACAATGCAATGGGGGGTCGATCACTTCCACGCAAAAGTACCACTCCTGGTCACTATGTACCCTACAAGCCTCCACAAAACAGGAGGCGTCTCATACAGGACACCTCAAAGCTCAAGTGCAAGATGAGAGGCCACACAGATCTACCTGCACTACAGCCTCTCGACAGCATGAAATCTCCACAAACCTTCCATCATGTCCACGTGTCTGTGGGCCAGAATGGTGGCCGAGGCTTTGTCAACCATGACTCAATTTTGGACCACCCGAGTGTGCATGCAAGGATGTTCCCTTCTGGATCACCACCACCTGCCAGGCTGGCTGCACTGCTCAATTCGAGCAGGCCCCAAGGGTCCTCGGGAAGCAGGCAGCCTGTGGCCCAAAGCAAAGCAGGCACGTCTTCGGAGCACCAGCCACTAGACTTGTCGAGGACTGTGACCAAGGCCACAGTGCCCAGAGTGTCTTGCTTGGGCCAAGGCCGGCCGAACTATGTTCCACCTATTGGCTTGTTCTACATGAGGTCTGGTAGCAGGCAGAGACTGGACAGCATCATAAAGAAGCTGTGGGCAAAGCACAACAGCTCTATTCGAGGCAGGCCGCGCCCTTAG
- the LOC144098462 gene encoding uncharacterized protein LOC144098462 encodes MTPAAKKGKYDAKFKLQVIQFAERFSNRAAGTKFGLNESTIRGWRKVKKAATASTPPATPPPRGHAAATLHHQACWPQAPVGAAACYAPRPPGEMRGEPCWSERWHHQEPARALAAADASLYRKCPPREPQASEPPSPARAPAFLPPCEYPSYAPPMMPAAPPPVKRVLLRGDYGNGFPEVTVPFTVIAEKALRALCEQRGQAAPTGACATDQREVFASLLGLTPNRLVDNVT; translated from the coding sequence ATGACGCCGGCCGCCAAGAAGGGCAAGTACGACGCCAAGTTCAAGCTGCAGGTGATACAGTTCGCCGAGCGCTTCAGCAACCGGGCCGCCGGCACAAAATTCGGCCTGAACGAGTCCACCATCCGGGGATGGCGCAAGGTGAAGAAGGCGGCCACCGCCAGCACACCGCCGGCCACGCCGCCGCCGCGCGGTCATGCAGCGGCCACCCTGCACCACCAGGCCTGCTGGCCGCAGGCGCCCGTGGGCGCAGCTGCGTGCTACGCACCACGACCCCCCGGAGAGATGCGCGGTGAGCCCTGCTGGAGCGAGAGGTGGCATCATCAAGAGCCCGCACGTGCGCTGGCCGCCGCCGACGCGAGCCTCTACCGGAAGTGTCCGCCGCGCGAGCCGCAGGCCAGCGAACCGCCGTCGCCGGCAAGAGCGCCCGCTTTCCTGCCGCCCTGCGAGTACCCGAGCTACGCGCCACCGATGATGCCCGCGGCCCCGCCGCCCGTCAAACGCGTGCTGCTGCGCGGCGACTACGGCAACGGTTTTCCCGAGGTGACCGTCCCGTTCACGGTGATCGCCGAGAAGGCCCTGCGCGCGCTCTGCGAGCAGCGGGGCCAGGCCGCGCCGACCGGCGCCTGCGCCACCGACCAGCGCGAGGTGTTCGCCAGCTTACTGGGACTGACGCCCAACAGACTCGTGGACAACGTGACGTGA